The following nucleotide sequence is from Bacillota bacterium.
AGCACACCCCCAACCTGGCACAAACCCCACATTCTGCACAAAGGTCCTGGTCAACCTTGGCGGTCTCACCCTCTAGCGATATCGCCCTCATGGGGCAATACTTGAGGCACTCGCCACATCCCACACAGGATCTCTCGTCTATGAGCACTCTCGGTTCCTCCCCACGCACTCCTGGCTGATTATGGATTCGGCGCGATCCGGGTTGAACATGGCACATGTGCAGGGCTTGGCTAGGTCACGAGCCGCCTCGCCAGCAGTCATCTTGCTCTTTCGGACCAGGTCCATCACGTGTTCCACGTGGTCGGGACATACCATAGAGTGACCACACATGGTGGTTATCTGAAGTACTGGCTCCCGCGGCAGGAGTTCTCTCTTCCCGAAGATCCCCAGGGACATGTTGATGGTGTGCGGCTCCAGACCAGCACTCCTTACCACCTCAAACACCTCCTGGAAGTCCCCGGTGACTACCACCGACATGCCGGTATCCAGTTCCTTCAGCTTCACGAGCACGGCCTTCACCTGATCCAGCGATGTGTATACACCCGCCATGTAGGCCTTGTCCCCTGCCTTTGCCCGGATTTCCTCCAGGGTGAGTCCTGTCAGGATCCCTCCCCGGTTATCGTCCCCGACATTGCATGGGGCCCCCGCGGCCAACACATCTAGCATGGCCACGAGTTTACCCGAGGCACCCTCGCTATTTCGCTTCTGGGCGGCCATGCAGAACACTATGTAATCCCCGGGCGCCTCTCCCGGACCCCTCTTTCGGTGGAGCGTGTGAGTCATCGACATGAACACCCCTTCAAGGCAGTTTCGGAATAGCCAGATCCTCGGCTCCGGGCTGGGACCACCGTATCTCCGAGTTCATTCCCTGCATTATCTCCAGCATTATGCTGGCGAAGCGAACCTTCTCCCTGACCCGGTGCTCGTTGAACGCCTGGGTGTTCCAGGGGTGATAGATGTACTCCTCTGACTCCCCCGGCTCGAACTTGAAGTAGCAGGGAGCGCATACCCTGGCCATCTCGTGCGCCTCATAGTAGCGAACGAACCCACCCATAGACTGGACAATGTGCACGTAAAGGTCCAGGGGCAGGCGCACTGACTGCCTGATGGCTGCTAGCATGGGAATACTCAGGTCCGCCAGGGGGTTGAAGCTGTTGGCCCCCAGTTCCTCGATGAGGCGAGCCCCAAAGGGATTGGCGTGTCCTGCGAAAACCGACACCTTGAAGATGGTATCCTGTGGGATAGAACCCTCCTCCCTCAGGCGCTTAAGGAGCCACATCATTCCCTCGTCAGCCACCAGGAACCCCCTGAAGCCTGCGTTCAGGCAACGCTCCATGTCCTTCAGGTAGTAGTAGGCGTTGTCCGCCCCCCTGATCCTCATCCCGGACACCAAGCCTTCACTCGTGGCGATCTGCCGGCCAGTGTCCCAGGATCTGCGAGGCCCTAGCGTCACGATGACCTCTACCCGGGCGCCTGACGCTGCCTGGGCAAGATCCCTCAACTCAGCCTTATCCAGGAACGTAGCACCACCCACTGTGGATATAACCCTGTGAACCGGTACGCCCCTGGCATCACTCTCCCGGGCCAGTGCTTCCATGGCCGATGCCCTCTCCACACCCGCGATTTCGATGCGGCACTGCCCCCCGTCGGGAAAAGCCAGGGGAGAACTGGGCAGATCGTAGCGGTCCCCTGTGGGGAGGCCCAACCTCGCCAGCGCCCTTGAGATTTCGTCCACCCGTGTCACCTCCCAGAGAAAATAGCTCCTAGAAACTCGATAACCAGGCTGGCAGCGCTCAAGGAGGTCACACCAGCCTGATCGAAAAAGGGGTTTACCTCTACCAGGTCAAAGCCGACTATCTCGGCCCTCTCGGCCAACCCCGCCAGGAGGGCTCGGAGCTCTTCGTAGGTGAGCCCATTCACCTCGGGTGTGCCGGTACCTGTAGCCAGCGCAGCGTCGAGCACGTCTATGTCTATGGTGACATAGGTCCGGTGCAGGGATGGGAGCATGTCCAGCGTCGCAGCTACTCCTTGTGTCTTAACCATGTGGCAGGGCACGAGTACCGCCCCCGAACCCGCGGCACGGGAGTAGTCCTCCTCGCTGGTCCTCAGGCCCCTGATCCCCACGGAGACGTGCCGGTCAATCCAGGATATCTCCGATATCCGCCGGACCACGCTCCCGTGCCCGTGGCCTTCCCCCGCCAGTACGTCCCTGTAGTCTAGGTGGGCATCCAGGTGAACCAGGGATACAGGCCTAAGAGATTCCAGGGCAGAGAACACCGGCCAGCTTATGGAGTGGTCACCCCCTAGCACCACGGGAAACACACCTCGCTGGATAAGGGTCTTCACACAGCGTGCCGCATTCTCGAAGGTAACCTGGTAGCTTACTGGCACTGCGTCAACATCCCCGCAGTCGACAACCCGGGCACCCTCCAGGAGCCGCCTCTGGTGCCTGGCGTCCCAGTATCCCAGGCCTGCCCCCAGAAATCCAAACCTTGTGGATATGTCCCTGATAGCCCGCGGGCCAAAGCGTGCCCCAGGGCGATATCCTGCGCTGGAATCGTAGGGAACACCCAGTATGGCTACATCGGCTTCCCAGTCGCCGTCAACCTCAACCGCGGGAACCTTGGCGAAGGAAGGGATTCCGAAGAATGTCACGGGCGTCCCGCTGCTATTCAAGTGGCCTTACTCCCCTTTCGTTTTCCGTTGAAACCCCGGCCAGATCTTCTTGCAGCAAGTTGCATGCCATGAGTTCTGGGCCACAGAGGCTGCATCACAGACCATGCGGATGCTGGGGTTGTTCTTTTCGAGACTGGCCGAGGGCAGAAAGGATGAAAGAAAGAGATTTGCAGTTTGCCAACAGTGATTTGAACGCGGTGGCTTCCCGTATGACCATAGCAGCAGCTTAGTACGTATTCGCACATCGCCAAGCACATTGGCGTTACGCCAACTACCCTTCCAGGCGCTTCAGCTTGCGGTACAGGGTGGACAGGTCAATGCCCAGGGCTTCAGCGGCCTTGCGTTTCCCTGCGAGGTCATTTCCGTAGGTATCGAGAGCCGCGACTATCATCCTGGCCTCCATTTGCCTGAGCGTCACCGGGCCCTGGCCTGGAAGCCTAGCCTTGCTCTCCTCTTGGATCAATCGAGAGGGCAGGCTAGCCCTGGACACCTTGGAGCCCGGCTCAACATTGACAGCATACTCGATGGTGTTCTCTAGCTCCCTCACGTTTCCGGGCCATGAGTGTTGCCGGAATATCCTCCATACCTCTTCCGATAATCCAGAGACATCCTTGCCGAAGACCGAGTTGTACTTCTGCAGGAGGTGATCAACCAGGAACTCCAGGTCGCCCCCGCGTTCCCGGAGAGGCGGGATCCGGATAGGCACCACAGCTATCCTGTAGTACAGGTCCTCCCGGAACTCTCCCCTTCTGACCATCTCTTCGAGGTCTTGGTTGGTGGCGGCCAGGATACGCAGATCTATGCGGGTACTCTCAGTGGCTCCGATCCTGGTTACCGCCTTCTCTTCCAGGACCCTGAGGAGCTTAGCCTGCAGGTGGAGCCTAAGGTCGCCGATCTCGTCCAGGAATATGGTGCCGCTGTTGGCCAGTTCGAACTTACCCGGTTTGCCCCGTCTCCTTGCCCCGGTAAAAGCACCCTCCTCGTATCCAAAGAGCTCGCTCTCCATCAGGCTCTCAGGGATTGCAGCGCAGTTCACGGCTATGAAGGGGCCGTCCCGGAATTCGCTCTCGCTGTGAATGGCCCTGGCGAAAAGGTCTTTCCCTGTCCCGCTCTCTCCCTTGAGCAGTACTGTCGAATCACTCCTGGCAAACCTGCGAGCTAGCGAGATTGCGTCCTGCAGGGCCTTGCTCACCCCGACCAGGTCGGAAAAACGCACTCTTCGCTGAGGGCTGGTCATCCTGTGGACCAGGTTACGTACCTCACTGATATCCTTGAAGGTGATGACTGCCCCCAGGGCCGAACCTGACAGGAATAGGGGCTCAGCCGTTGTGAGTATGCGCAGGCGCTTCCCTCTTACCTCGCAAAGGATTTCCCGCTCGGAGTACCCCTTACGGCTCTCTATCACCCTGAGTATGTTGCTGTCCGGCATGATTTTACCCAGACCGGCGCCAACTACTTCACCGGCACGGATGCCCAGTATCCTCTCGGCTGAGCGGCTGAACTCGACAACGGTCCCCTGGGCATCAACGGCGATTATCCCTTCGTGAACGGAGTTTATGATTGCCCTTACCTGGTTCATCAGGAAGTGGGATCTGTCAAGGAGCCTCTGTACTGCTATCTTGCCGGAGATCAGTTCTGCCATCTTTGAGAGGAAATCCGCATGTGAAGACTTCTTCCTCAGCAGTGCGTCCCTCTGGGTGTCTGTGAAAGCCGTTATGCTGATGGTTCCCACAGCCTTGTCTTCATAGGCAATAGGACAGTTGAGTGAGGCCTTTTCGGGGCAATTGCCCCACAGTTCGCAGGGCCTGCAGAGGGGGTGGTGGCCCGGAGTCTCATTAATCACAGGCTTCATGGCCCTCATGGTTTCCCTCACTATGTGACCCCTCACCGGTCTCCCCTTGGGATTGTGGCCTGTGCCGCCCGTGGCAGCGACAACCTTCAGGTCCTCATCATATATGATAATCTCCAGGTCAATGACGGAAGCCATGGCCTCGGCCACGCGTTCAACGTCCGGCTGGATGCAGTCGAGAATGGACAATGAGGACTCCTCCCCTCACCCGTTACCAGGACTGCGCCCCGGCGCTTGGTACTTCTCCCTCTGCCTGAGGGAAACCTGCTAGAACCTGCCTAGAGCAGCAAGGGGGCCTCCCCTCCCTAGGCAAAATCTCGCCGAACAGCCATGAGCGTACCAGTCTACCTAGGGTTTGACTGGAGGAAGGCGGTAATGCCCAGGTCATTGCGGGGGAAAACGAGGCGTCAGGGCTACCGCGCTCCAGAACGCTGGAGCCACGCCTCGTAGAGCAGTATGGCCAGGGCCGCGGTGACGTTCAAGGATTCAGCCCGCCCGGACATGGGAACCCGCACGGTGTCCTCGGCCATGGAGTGGGCCACAGGGGTAAGCCCGGATCCCTCGCTCCCGATAATCAGCGCCAGGGGACCTGTCAACCTGGCCTCGTGACACTGGGTTCCCCGGTGCGGGTCCGCCGCCACCAGCCTTAGGCCACGGGAGGCCAGCCAGCCCAGGCACATCCCCATGTCCTCCGCGCTGACCACCGGGATCCGGAAGGTGGCACCCATGGATGCCCTGAGGCTCTTGGGCCCGAAGGGGTCAGCGCCGGAACCTGCCACAACCCCAGATGCCCCCATGGCACAGGCCGTCCTCATCATTGAGCCTGCGTTCCCCGGGTCCTGCACCCCGTCCATTACCACGACCAGGGGATTGGTGGCACGCAGCACGTCCTCGGGCCGGTAGGAGGGAACCCGGGCCACAGCCACGAGCCCCTGAGGGGAAGAGGTCTCGGAGAGGGATGCCATCACCCTCTCGCTAACAGCGAGAACCTCCACCGCCCTCTTCCTGGCGGTATCCAGGAGCCTGCCTGCCTCCTCGTCCGCGCGGTCAGGCTGGAAAAACACCGTAGATACACTCACCCCAGCCTGGAGCGCCTCACCAACCAGGTGAGGTCCCTCCACCAGGCACATGCCCTGGCGCCTCCTGTGTTTCCTCATGCCGAGCTGCCGGGCGGCCTTCACCTTGGGGTTGTCCACGCTGGAGATTACCTCATCCCTTGTCACAGAGATTGCCCACCTTCTGCAGGCCATTGTTGGGCCCAACAACCACCAGGACATCCCCTTCATTCACGTAGTCATCGGCCTTGGGCGACACGTTCACCTCCTGGCCTCGCTTAAGGGCCAGGACGTTTATGCCAAAGCGGTTCCTGAGATCCAGCTGCTTGAGCTTCTTGGATGCCAGATGCCCCCTGGCGGTGACCTCCATAAGACTGACCTCGGGCGAGAGTTCTATGTAGTCAAGGATGTTGGTGGAAACCAGGTTGCTGGCGATCCGGTGGCCCATCTCCCGCTCTGGGAACACCACCCGGTCGGCCCCCACCCTGTAAAGAACCTTGGCATGCAGGTCAGTTGCGGCCTTGGCCACTATGTACTTCACGCCCATCTCCTTGAGGAGTAGAGTCGTCAAGATGCTGGCCTGGATCTCGTGGCCGATGGCCACCACCACCGCATCGAAGTTCCGTAAACCCAGGTTCTTCAGGGTCTCCTCGTCGGTGGTGTCTGCCTGGACCACCTTGGTTAAGACGTGCATGAGTGCGTTCACCTGGGCCTCACTGATATCCACACCCAGCACCGAGTGGCCCATCTCCTGCAGTTCCTCCGCAACACTGGCTCCGAACCGTCCCAGGCCGATAACGGCGAAATCCTTGCGCACGTGTTTAGCCCCCCATCTAGCCTACCATTATCCTCTCTTCGGGAAACCGACGCATTCCGCCCGTGGGCGGAGCGGCTATGGCCATGGCCATCGTCAGGGGGCCCACACGCCCCACGAACATGGTGGCGATCACCGCCAGCCTGCTTGCGGTGTTCAGTTGCGATGTTATGCCTGTGGAGAGTCCCACCGTGCCGAAGGCCGAGAATACTTCAAAGACTACCTGCAGGAAGTCCATAGACTCACTAATGGTGAGCACCAGGATGCAGGAGAACACCATCACCAGGGAAATGGCCAACACACCCATGGCTCGCCTCACAACCTCCAGGCCAAGCCTCCTGCCCATCACCTCCACATCAGGCGCGCCCTTGATGGCGGAGACTACCACAGCGACCAGCGTGAAGAAGGTCGTGGTCTTGATGCCCCCCGCCGTGCCCCCAGGGGACCCTCCGATGAACATCAGTGCTATGGTAATGAAGAGTGTGGCCGGCCTTAGATCCCCCGTGGGAAGTGTGTTGAACCCCGCTGTTCTAGGGGTTACGGAGTGAAACCAAGCCCCCATGATCTTACCGCCCCACCCCAGATTCCCCATGGTGGAGGGGTTGCCGTGCTCCAGAACCAGGACCGCCAGGAACCCCACGGCCAGGAGGAACAAGGTCCCCTTCAGCGCCAGCCTGGTATGAAGGGAGGAAGGCCGCCCCTTGCCCGTCCAGATCTCCAGGACAACGAAGAAACCAAGACCCCCCAGGATTATGAGGGAGGGAATAACGATGTTGATGTAGAGATCGGAGACATAGGGCGTGAAACTAACGCCGGTTATGTCGAAGCCGGCGTTGCAGAAGGCGGACACAGAATGGAAAATGCCCATCCAGAGGGCTCTCCCCAGGGGAAAGTCCCGGGCGAAACGCAATGCCAAGAGCACGGCGCCGGCGCCCTCGAAGGCCAGGGTAAAGAGGAGGATGTACTTCACCAGGCGCACGAGGCCACCGAAGGTGAACTGGCCTGTGGAGGCCTGGATCACCACCCGCTGCCTGAAGGTGATCCGCCTGCCCAGGAGGAGCGCGAACATGGTGGACATGGTCATGATGCCAAGCCCGCCCACCTGGATGAGAGCAAGTATCACAGCCTGTCCAAAAGGTGTCCAGTGAGAAGCGGTGTCCACCACTATTAGCCCTGTGACGCACACCGCCGATGTCGCTGTGAAGAGCGCCTCTATGAAGTCAGTACTCCGCCCTGGAACCGTGGCGGCGGGTGTTAATAGGAGGACAGTCCCCACAGTGATCGCAAGCGCAAAACTCAAGACAAGAACACGTGCGGGGTCCATTCCCGCTCGTAGCTTCAGTGGCTCCTCCGTGGCCTCCACCCCCTGAAGGAAACCCCATTTAGGCTAGGCTGCTCTTAGCCTTGTCCACCAATTGCCCGAAGGCCTCGGCGTCATGCACAGCCATGTCTGCCAGCATCTTGCGGTTTACCTCTACCCCTGCCTTCTTTAGCCCGCTCATGAAACGGGAGTAGGTGAGGCCGTTATGCCTCGCCGCGGCGTTGATCCGGGCTATCCACAGCTTCCGGAACTCCCGCTTGATGGCCCGCCGGTCACGGTAGGAGTACCAAAGCCCCTTCAGGAGCGTCTCATTGGCTGCCCGGAAGATCTTGCCCTTCCGGCCCCAGTATCCCTTGGCCAGTTTCAGTACCTTCTTATGTCTTGCCCGTTTCGTAACACCCTTCTTGACCCTGGGCATCCTCGTTAAGCCCCCTTCATTACATGTACGGGATCAATCGCTTCAGTCGCCGGGACTCCGCCGGGCTCACTTCCCCTTCATGCCTCAGGGTGCGCCTCCTCTTGGCGCTCTTCTTCGTGAGCTTGTGGCTCTTGCCAGCCCTAGCGTGGACCACCTTGCCCGTGGCCGTCACCCTGAAGCGCTTCGCAGCCCCCCTGTGAGTCTTCATCTTGGGCATCAAACCCGCCTCCCCGGTCAATTCTGCCTTGGAGTGAGGATCATCACCATGTTGCGACCTTCGACCTTGGCGGGCCGTTCCACAACGGAAACATCCTGGAGTCTCTGCGCCATACGGTCAAGCAGGACCTTTCCCAGGTTTGCATGGACGATCTCCCGCCCCCTGAACATGATGGTGACCTTAACCTTGTCTCCGTCCTGCAAGAACCTCAGCGCGTTCTTCATCTTCACGTCAAAATCATGGTCTTCAATGGAAAGGCGCATCTTCACTTCCTTGACGGTTACGGTCTTCTGTTTCTTGCGCGCCTCTCGCTCCTTCTTGGACATCTCGTACTTGTACTTCCCGTAGTCCATAATGCGGCACACCGGCGGTTTGGCGCTAGGCGCCACCTCCACGAGATCGAAGCCCTTTTCCATAGCCACTCTCAGGGCGTCCTTGATAGGCACGATGCCGAGCTGCTCACCGTCGGGGCTCACAAGCCTGACTTCGCGGGCACGGATAGCCTCGTTAACCCGCAGGTCTTTTATAGCCGGTCACCTCCCTGTGATAGTTGGCACTGAAAAAGGCGGGTGAGCCTCTCACCCGCCTAGGACCCAAAATGACCGCCCCGCACCGGGGGTCCGCCTGGCAGAACCTTACTGACAGCCCGTGGCGTCGTAAGGTGAGAAGCTGGATGCTTCTTCTTAGCCTGAATTGCCGTCTTGAAGTATATCACACATGGGCGACGAGCGTCAACGAGACCGCGGCGGCCGGGACTCATGGACCAGGTTCTCGATGATCTCCTCCACGGGCTTGGAGCCCAGGTCGCCCTCGCCCCGCCTCCGGAGGGCGGCAGCCCTGGCGTCCTGCTCCCTGTCGCCCACTACTAGCATGTACGGGATCTTCTCCATCTCCGCCCGCCTGATCTTGTATCCAACCTTCTCGTTACGGAGGTCCGCCTCTACCCTGATGTCCATAGCTCGTAGTAGGTCCACAAGCTCTCCTGCGTAGGTGTGGTTCCGTTCAGTGATGGGGATCACCTTTGCCTGTACCGGGGCAAGCCACAGGGGGAAAGCCCCCGCGTAGTGCTCCAGTAGGCCCCCCACAAACCTCTCCATGGAGCCCAGCACCGTCCTGTGGATCATCACAGGCCTGTGCGGGCGATTGTCCTCACCCATGTATGTTATGTCAAATCTCTCAGCCAGGTTGAAGTCCACCTGGATGGTGGGGCCCTGCCAGCCACGCCCCAGCGCATCCTTCAGGGTGATGTCGACGGCCGGCCCGTAGAACTTGGCCTCGCCCTCCCCCACCACGTACGGTAAGGAGCTAGCCTTAAGGGCGTCCAGGAGCGCCTGCTCAGCCATGGCCCATACCTGGTCGTTTCCTATGTACTTGGCCTTGTTTTCCGGGTCCCTCACCGAGAGCATGATCTCGTAGTCCGTGTACCCGAACACCCTTATCATATATAGTGCCAGGTCAATCA
It contains:
- the rplT gene encoding 50S ribosomal protein L20, translated to MPRVKKGVTKRARHKKVLKLAKGYWGRKGKIFRAANETLLKGLWYSYRDRRAIKREFRKLWIARINAAARHNGLTYSRFMSGLKKAGVEVNRKMLADMAVHDAEAFGQLVDKAKSSLA
- the speB gene encoding agmatinase, encoding MNSSGTPVTFFGIPSFAKVPAVEVDGDWEADVAILGVPYDSSAGYRPGARFGPRAIRDISTRFGFLGAGLGYWDARHQRRLLEGARVVDCGDVDAVPVSYQVTFENAARCVKTLIQRGVFPVVLGGDHSISWPVFSALESLRPVSLVHLDAHLDYRDVLAGEGHGHGSVVRRISEISWIDRHVSVGIRGLRTSEEDYSRAAGSGAVLVPCHMVKTQGVAATLDMLPSLHRTYVTIDIDVLDAALATGTGTPEVNGLTYEELRALLAGLAERAEIVGFDLVEVNPFFDQAGVTSLSAASLVIEFLGAIFSGR
- the infC gene encoding translation initiation factor IF-3 — translated: MRVNEAIRAREVRLVSPDGEQLGIVPIKDALRVAMEKGFDLVEVAPSAKPPVCRIMDYGKYKYEMSKKEREARKKQKTVTVKEVKMRLSIEDHDFDVKMKNALRFLQDGDKVKVTIMFRGREIVHANLGKVLLDRMAQRLQDVSVVERPAKVEGRNMVMILTPRQN
- the rpmI gene encoding 50S ribosomal protein L35 — translated: MPKMKTHRGAAKRFRVTATGKVVHARAGKSHKLTKKSAKRRRTLRHEGEVSPAESRRLKRLIPYM
- a CDS encoding TrkH family potassium uptake protein, coding for MSFALAITVGTVLLLTPAATVPGRSTDFIEALFTATSAVCVTGLIVVDTASHWTPFGQAVILALIQVGGLGIMTMSTMFALLLGRRITFRQRVVIQASTGQFTFGGLVRLVKYILLFTLAFEGAGAVLLALRFARDFPLGRALWMGIFHSVSAFCNAGFDITGVSFTPYVSDLYINIVIPSLIILGGLGFFVVLEIWTGKGRPSSLHTRLALKGTLFLLAVGFLAVLVLEHGNPSTMGNLGWGGKIMGAWFHSVTPRTAGFNTLPTGDLRPATLFITIALMFIGGSPGGTAGGIKTTTFFTLVAVVVSAIKGAPDVEVMGRRLGLEVVRRAMGVLAISLVMVFSCILVLTISESMDFLQVVFEVFSAFGTVGLSTGITSQLNTASRLAVIATMFVGRVGPLTMAMAIAAPPTGGMRRFPEERIMVG
- a CDS encoding sigma 54-interacting transcriptional regulator, with translation MSILDCIQPDVERVAEAMASVIDLEIIIYDEDLKVVAATGGTGHNPKGRPVRGHIVRETMRAMKPVINETPGHHPLCRPCELWGNCPEKASLNCPIAYEDKAVGTISITAFTDTQRDALLRKKSSHADFLSKMAELISGKIAVQRLLDRSHFLMNQVRAIINSVHEGIIAVDAQGTVVEFSRSAERILGIRAGEVVGAGLGKIMPDSNILRVIESRKGYSEREILCEVRGKRLRILTTAEPLFLSGSALGAVITFKDISEVRNLVHRMTSPQRRVRFSDLVGVSKALQDAISLARRFARSDSTVLLKGESGTGKDLFARAIHSESEFRDGPFIAVNCAAIPESLMESELFGYEEGAFTGARRRGKPGKFELANSGTIFLDEIGDLRLHLQAKLLRVLEEKAVTRIGATESTRIDLRILAATNQDLEEMVRRGEFREDLYYRIAVVPIRIPPLRERGGDLEFLVDHLLQKYNSVFGKDVSGLSEEVWRIFRQHSWPGNVRELENTIEYAVNVEPGSKVSRASLPSRLIQEESKARLPGQGPVTLRQMEARMIVAALDTYGNDLAGKRKAAEALGIDLSTLYRKLKRLEG
- a CDS encoding TrkA family potassium uptake protein, yielding MRKDFAVIGLGRFGASVAEELQEMGHSVLGVDISEAQVNALMHVLTKVVQADTTDEETLKNLGLRNFDAVVVAIGHEIQASILTTLLLKEMGVKYIVAKAATDLHAKVLYRVGADRVVFPEREMGHRIASNLVSTNILDYIELSPEVSLMEVTARGHLASKKLKQLDLRNRFGINVLALKRGQEVNVSPKADDYVNEGDVLVVVGPNNGLQKVGNLCDKG
- a CDS encoding RNA methyltransferase, with amino-acid sequence MTRDEVISSVDNPKVKAARQLGMRKHRRRQGMCLVEGPHLVGEALQAGVSVSTVFFQPDRADEEAGRLLDTARKRAVEVLAVSERVMASLSETSSPQGLVAVARVPSYRPEDVLRATNPLVVVMDGVQDPGNAGSMMRTACAMGASGVVAGSGADPFGPKSLRASMGATFRIPVVSAEDMGMCLGWLASRGLRLVAADPHRGTQCHEARLTGPLALIIGSEGSGLTPVAHSMAEDTVRVPMSGRAESLNVTAALAILLYEAWLQRSGAR